One genomic region from Anguilla rostrata isolate EN2019 chromosome 2, ASM1855537v3, whole genome shotgun sequence encodes:
- the LOC135244434 gene encoding filensin yields the protein MLKTSYRHEVRKERYERSHDFQEPRGPDDDDHYTPGSAPPGWESLQELNERFARYINRARVLEQRNGVFRKQLETLRRMEEASGLEEAFAEQIGLNRRRVRELLADRAKLERELRDAERMLDEYVDRYRNECDSQQQMRGTLEQLNKEADGTLLRNLEFQILSQFLQDDINSTKDRHKKNLAEIQTYVNVLHKINQSIPLLPSLSVGMSEEQEKLLAQRRVPALQSQLEENKSALCQLQSQKARLRTETSALEQAIKGTQDSYDDEIQLYNEQIEALRREMEEAERSLERYTNECRQLAMYQSSLENELERHKRIIESEDNRLNSAIIGTPITLFTSSYSYTHTPSMNNRPKDITQAIQDITSIKPRQKILAKKGLKKKELSPKDMVDSGLEEKTGPERQQQQEEEAEEEARGAGREQDVEGEVRREEQALHFQEAAPDDVPDGSQISKAFDTLCNMVRDRMRRYRKPEPPADFYTQGRYVLVSGEGSYLDPCFYTSSPSAGRVCVTICTGAFPPDDDTYGGDKPGPPVPAPAPAPGPPPVPLTPPPKDGEGEDDPGKGEGKQGKDKGKGGKGGQKGGGGGDPQPRIQDPDPAPGPAPGPTPTPGPASGHTPGPSQPSSGRSKRDKTPESGSRRHGLPPMPAPRTSPPAGSMTYEKVEMVESIEKISDDNKVRGYEETAMIVETMIEKTSKKKQGDRSS from the exons ATGCTGAAGACCAGCTACCGGCACGAGGTGCGCAAGGAGCGCTACGAGCGCTCGCACGACTTCCAGGAGCCCCGCGGCCCCGACGACGACGACCACTACACGCCCGGCTCGGCGCCGCCGGGATGGGAGAGCCTGCAGGAGCTCAACGAGCGCTTCGCCCGCTACATCAACCGGGCGCGGGTGCTGGAGCAGCGCAACGGCGTGTTCCGGAAGCAGCTGGAGACGCTGCGGCGCATGGAGGAGGCGTCCGGCCTGGAGGAGGCCTTCGCCGAGCAGATCGGGCTCAACCGGCGGCGCGTCCGCGAGCTCCTGGCCGACCGCGCCAAGCTGGAGCGCGAGCTGAGGGACGCCGAGCGCATGCTGGACGAGTACGTCGACAG GTACAGGAATGAGTGTGACTCCCAACAACAGATGAGAGGCACGCTCGAGCAGCTGAACAAG GAGGCGGACGGCACCCTGCTGAGAAATCTGGAGTTCCAGATCCTGTCCCAGTTTTTGCAGGATGACATCAACTCCACCAAGGACAGGCACAAGAAG AACTTGGCCGAGATTCAGACCTACGTGAACGTTCTGCACAAGATCAACCAGAGCATTCCTCTCTTGCCAAGCCTGTCCGTGGGGATGTCGGAG gaaCAGGAGAAACTTTTGGCCCAGCGGCGAGTTCCCGCCCTGCAGAGCCAGCTGGAGGAGAACAAGAGCGCCCTCTGTCAGCTCCAGTCGCAGAAGGCCAGGCTGCGAACCGAG acctcGGCCCTGGAACAGGCCATCAAGGGCACCCAGGACAGCTACGATGACGAGATCCAGCTGTACAACGAGCAGATCGAGGCCCtgaggagggagatggaggaggccGAGCGCTCCCTGGAGAGGTACACCAACGAGTGCAGGCAGCTGGCCATGTACCAGAGCTCCCTGGAGAACGAGCTGGAGAGGCACAAGAGGATCATCGAGAGCGAGGACAACAG GTTGAATTCTGCCATAATTGGAACCCCCATCACTTTGTTCACCAGCAGTTACAGCTACACCCATACCCCGTCGATGAACAACAGGCCGAAAG ACATCACTCAGGCCATACAGGACATCACCAGCATTAAGCCCCGGCAGAAGATCCTGGCCAAGAAGGGCCTGAAGAAGAAGGAGCTCAGCCCCAAGGACATGGTGGACAGCGGACTGGAGGAGAAGACCGGGCCGGAgcgccagcagcagcaggaggaggaggcggaggaggaggcgcggggAGCGGGGCGGGAGCAGGACgtggagggggaggtgaggagggaggagcaAGCCCTGCACTTCCAGGAGGCGGCCCCGGACGACGTGCCGGACGGGAGCCAGATCAGCAAGGCCTTCGACACGCTGTGCAACATGGTGAGGGACCGCATGCGGCGCTACCGCAAGCCGGAGCCCCCGGCCGACTTCTACACCCAGGGCCGCTACGTGCTGGTGAGCGGGGAGGGGAGCTACCTGGACCCCTGCTTCTACACCTCCAGCCCCTCGGCCGGGCGCGTCTGCGTCACCATCTGCACCGGGGCGTTCCCCCCTGACGACGACACCTACGGCGGGGACAAGCCCGGCCCTCCCgtcccggccccggccccggccccgggcCCGCCCCCCGTGCCCCTGACGCCGCCCCCGAAAGACGGCGAGGGGGAGGACGACccgggaaagggggaggggaaacaggGAAAAGACAAGGGAAAAGGCGGCAAGGGGGGccagaaagggggagggggcggggacccGCAGCCGAGGATCCAGGACCCAGACCCCGCCCCAGGCCCAGCCCCGggccccacacccacacctggcCCCGCCTCTGGCCACACCCCCGGCCCCAGCCAGCCCTCCAGTGGGCGGAGCAAAAGGGACAAGACCCCGGAAAGCGGCAGCAGGCGCCACGGTCTGCCCCCCATGCCCGCCCCCCGCACAAGCCCTCCCGCGGGCAGCATGACCTACGAGAAGGTGGAGATGGTGGAGTCCATCGAGAAGATCTCCGACGACAACAAGGTGCGCGGCTATGAGGAGACGGCCATGATCGTGGAGACCATGATCGAGAAGACCAGCAAGAAGAAGCAAGGGGACCGCTCCTCCTGA